Proteins from a single region of Chloroflexota bacterium:
- a CDS encoding DUF6062 family protein, translating to MDKHTPYYELLEAIRDSGCPICRLAIRSGDRFLETYSYEHVNDIEIRDLVRAAKGFCHNHTWRLFHEHSPLGTALTYYDILGEASQQIAAVKEQQGFLSSLAGRVRKALTPQGTCLGCDAQSNAEQRHMGLLLETLRGDREAQDTYGMSDGLCLLHLRAALRSRPPRDATEILLRVQEQRIAAVREQMSEIVRKADYRVKDRVTPEDIDSLPAALAQVVGKEALE from the coding sequence ATGGATAAACACACTCCCTATTATGAACTCTTGGAGGCCATCCGTGACTCCGGTTGTCCTATCTGTCGTTTGGCGATTCGCAGCGGCGACCGTTTCCTGGAGACGTACTCTTACGAACACGTCAACGACATAGAGATCCGGGACCTGGTGCGCGCGGCTAAGGGCTTCTGCCACAATCACACCTGGCGGCTCTTCCACGAACACAGCCCGCTGGGCACCGCATTGACCTACTATGACATTCTCGGCGAAGCCTCGCAGCAAATCGCCGCAGTGAAGGAACAGCAGGGCTTTCTAAGCAGCCTGGCCGGGCGCGTGCGCAAAGCGCTCACGCCGCAGGGCACGTGTCTCGGCTGCGACGCGCAGAGCAATGCCGAGCAACGGCACATGGGACTGCTGCTGGAAACGCTGCGCGGCGACCGGGAGGCCCAGGACACGTATGGGATGTCCGACGGCCTCTGCTTGCTCCACTTGCGGGCCGCTTTGCGGTCCCGCCCCCCGCGCGACGCGACGGAGATCCTACTGCGCGTGCAAGAGCAGCGCATCGCCGCCGTGCGTGAGCAAATGAGCGAGATCGTGCGCAAGGCCGATTATCGTGTGAAAGACCGCGTGACGCCGGAGGACATCGACAGCTTGCCCGCCGCTCTGGCGCAGGTAGTGGGTAAAGAAGCCTTGGAATAA
- a CDS encoding creatininase family protein, with product MKYERMFPAEVEEQLKTRPIAILPWGALEWHGYHLAIGQDALKAQGIADRCAEAAGAISLPVVWCGFQTMKPHAGFKHTLEFRDETVRTLAREYLEQLDDEGFKVIVIITGHYGGLHVRGLKEVSEWYQQRHPHLRVWALPEHEVVHDLGYTGDHAGKWETSIFWHLHPELTDVSRYRTDLTMKEQGVGGEDPSVHASPELGEMIVNAIAERVAARCGELLAEVVTDT from the coding sequence TTGAAATATGAACGGATGTTTCCCGCGGAAGTGGAGGAACAACTCAAGACGCGGCCTATCGCCATTCTGCCGTGGGGCGCCTTGGAGTGGCACGGCTACCACCTGGCGATCGGCCAGGACGCGCTCAAGGCACAGGGCATCGCCGACCGTTGCGCCGAGGCGGCCGGCGCCATCTCGCTGCCGGTCGTGTGGTGCGGCTTCCAGACCATGAAGCCCCACGCCGGTTTCAAACATACGCTGGAATTCCGCGATGAGACCGTGCGCACGCTGGCGCGGGAGTACCTGGAGCAACTGGACGATGAGGGTTTCAAGGTCATCGTCATCATCACGGGACACTACGGCGGGCTGCACGTGCGGGGATTGAAAGAGGTGAGCGAGTGGTACCAGCAACGACACCCGCACCTGAGAGTATGGGCCCTGCCGGAGCATGAGGTGGTGCACGACCTGGGTTACACCGGCGATCACGCCGGTAAATGGGAGACCTCGATCTTCTGGCACCTGCACCCCGAACTCACCGACGTTAGCCGCTACCGCACGGACCTTACCATGAAGGAGCAGGGCGTCGGCGGCGAAGACCCTTCCGTGCACGCGTCGCCTGAGCTTGGCGAGATGATCGTGAACGCAATCGCTGAGCGGGTGGCTGCCAGGTGCGGCGAGTTGCTGGCGGAAGTAGTGACCGACACATAG
- a CDS encoding thermonuclease family protein, whose amino-acid sequence MTRRRRFAPRSKGRLFGWRFLLLVLIAGILLGRVFTTWGDADGSYPVVSVVDGDTIKVRMSGRLESVRLIGIDAPETNAPGRPVQCFGQEATAKAKDLLAGKAVRLEYDESQGRRDRFDRLLAYAWVDDVLYNEWVIRQGYAREFTYSAPYRYQATFKAAEAEARAAGRGLWAAETCNGEF is encoded by the coding sequence GTGACACGCAGACGGCGCTTTGCGCCAAGGAGCAAAGGACGGCTCTTCGGCTGGCGGTTCTTGCTCCTCGTTCTCATCGCAGGGATTCTGCTTGGCAGGGTATTCACCACGTGGGGCGATGCCGACGGCAGCTACCCGGTCGTCTCCGTCGTAGACGGCGACACCATCAAAGTGCGTATGAGCGGCAGGCTCGAGTCCGTGCGCCTCATCGGCATAGACGCGCCGGAAACGAATGCGCCGGGGCGGCCCGTACAGTGCTTTGGACAGGAAGCCACCGCCAAAGCCAAGGACTTGCTGGCCGGCAAGGCCGTGCGGCTGGAATATGATGAGTCGCAGGGTCGGCGTGATCGTTTCGACCGTCTGCTGGCGTACGCGTGGGTGGACGACGTGCTCTACAACGAGTGGGTAATCCGCCAGGGTTACGCGCGCGAGTTTACTTACAGCGCGCCGTATCGGTACCAGGCGACGTTCAAAGCGGCGGAGGCGGAGGCGCGCGCCGCGGGGCGCGGGCTCTGGGCCGCTGAGACGTGCAACGGCGAGTTCTAG
- a CDS encoding hydroxyacid dehydrogenase gives MPKPELFIAITKTLRSSLFSSESEERLNGLFTVCGGDHDERLTSADVAGRIGGCTALITGWGTPEITPEVLAAATELRIITHSAGSIRRLIPKAALEQGIAVTHAAPMIAEAVAEFTVFGMLLGLRWPHRQNAWMHAGKPWSECRATGGNLLEAQRVGLIGCGYVAQRVIRKLQGFGMPIAVYDPYLPDERAAALNVTRVSLEELFSTCRVIANHAPTTPETDGMVTAKHFKLLQDGGVFINNARARAVDQDDMIAELATGRIRAVLDVFNPEPLTEDSPLRGMENVFLTPHMAGQSDDTRLRQGAAMVDELERSLNNEPLRYPITEETYDRMA, from the coding sequence GTGCCGAAACCAGAACTCTTCATCGCAATTACCAAAACACTGCGTTCGAGTCTCTTCTCGTCGGAGAGTGAAGAGCGCCTCAACGGACTCTTCACGGTGTGTGGCGGCGATCACGACGAAAGGCTAACGAGCGCGGATGTAGCGGGTCGGATTGGCGGCTGCACGGCGCTGATTACCGGCTGGGGAACGCCGGAGATTACACCGGAGGTCTTGGCTGCCGCTACTGAATTGCGCATCATCACCCACAGCGCGGGAAGTATTAGAAGACTCATCCCAAAAGCCGCGCTGGAACAAGGTATCGCCGTCACCCACGCCGCGCCGATGATTGCGGAAGCCGTGGCGGAATTCACGGTGTTTGGCATGCTGCTGGGCTTGCGCTGGCCGCACCGGCAAAATGCCTGGATGCACGCGGGAAAGCCCTGGTCGGAGTGCCGCGCCACCGGCGGCAATCTGCTGGAAGCCCAACGGGTGGGACTGATCGGCTGCGGCTATGTAGCCCAACGCGTCATCCGGAAGCTGCAGGGCTTCGGCATGCCGATTGCGGTCTACGACCCCTACTTGCCGGACGAACGCGCCGCCGCGCTCAACGTAACCCGCGTCTCGCTCGAAGAACTCTTCAGCACCTGCCGCGTCATCGCCAATCACGCGCCCACCACGCCGGAAACGGACGGCATGGTGACGGCAAAGCACTTCAAGCTGCTCCAGGATGGCGGCGTGTTCATCAATAACGCGCGGGCACGCGCCGTGGACCAGGATGACATGATTGCTGAGTTGGCTACCGGCCGCATCCGCGCGGTGCTCGACGTGTTCAACCCGGAACCGCTGACCGAGGACAGCCCGCTGCGCGGGATGGAAAACGTCTTCTTGACCCCGCACATGGCCGGGCAGTCCGACGATACGCGCCTGCGGCAGGGCGCCGCCATGGTGGATGAGCTTGAGCGGTCCCTCAATAACGAACCGCTGCGCTATCCCATTACTGAGGAGACGTACGACCGGATGGCCTAA
- a CDS encoding ABC transporter substrate-binding protein, producing MSRVLRALLLFIVAGALVLLASACATEPAAEPEMAEKEEMAAAPTVKIGVLLPFTGPLGEFGAAFEKAAALAEEHLAAGGYPVEIVYGDTETNPTAAVEAARKLVDVDQVHAVIGAAASSSSLAVAESVTIPKGVPQISYASTSPLLTILPADEGQDFLFRTVPSDALQGVVLAGVAVEQGYTNVAILYVNNPYGQGLKDNFQAAFEAAGGTVSAAVPHDEAEATTYVAELRKAIEGEPEVLLALSYAGHATIYLREAIENDFITKFLFVDGTRSEEIIKAVGAENLEGMFGTAPGSAETPSLELFTADYQAKYGELPPLPFMTNVYDSIIIAALAALAAEVSGAEVTPAAVRDMLRTVANPDGDTAAAGAAGVKAAIEALRAGGSINYEGAAGAHDFDSDGDVVTPIEVWKYAGGTIESVRTEEVTIE from the coding sequence ATGTCTCGAGTATTGCGAGCGTTGTTATTGTTCATTGTGGCTGGTGCACTTGTGCTGCTTGCATCAGCCTGCGCTACGGAGCCGGCCGCCGAACCGGAGATGGCCGAGAAGGAAGAGATGGCAGCCGCGCCCACGGTGAAGATCGGCGTGCTGTTGCCCTTTACCGGGCCTTTGGGCGAGTTTGGCGCGGCCTTTGAGAAGGCGGCAGCCCTCGCCGAAGAGCACCTGGCCGCAGGCGGCTATCCGGTAGAGATTGTCTACGGCGACACCGAGACGAATCCCACGGCGGCCGTCGAGGCGGCTCGCAAGCTGGTGGACGTCGACCAGGTGCACGCGGTCATTGGCGCCGCGGCGAGTAGTTCCAGCTTGGCCGTTGCCGAGTCGGTAACGATCCCCAAGGGCGTGCCGCAGATTTCGTACGCGTCCACGTCACCGCTGCTCACCATTCTGCCCGCTGACGAGGGCCAGGACTTCCTCTTCCGCACCGTCCCCTCGGATGCATTGCAAGGCGTGGTGCTGGCGGGCGTCGCTGTGGAGCAGGGCTACACAAACGTGGCCATCCTCTACGTCAACAACCCATACGGCCAGGGCCTGAAGGACAACTTCCAGGCCGCGTTCGAGGCTGCGGGCGGCACCGTGAGCGCCGCGGTCCCTCACGACGAAGCGGAAGCCACCACCTACGTGGCGGAGCTGCGCAAAGCGATTGAAGGCGAGCCGGAAGTGCTGCTGGCGCTGAGCTATGCCGGTCACGCCACTATCTACTTGCGTGAAGCCATCGAGAACGACTTCATCACGAAGTTCCTCTTCGTGGACGGCACGAGATCGGAAGAGATCATCAAGGCCGTAGGCGCTGAGAATCTCGAGGGCATGTTCGGCACGGCGCCGGGTTCTGCCGAAACCCCGTCGCTTGAGCTCTTCACGGCAGACTACCAGGCGAAATACGGCGAGTTACCGCCGCTGCCATTCATGACCAACGTCTATGACTCCATCATCATCGCGGCGTTGGCGGCACTGGCGGCAGAGGTCTCCGGCGCAGAGGTTACGCCGGCCGCGGTGCGTGACATGCTGCGCACGGTTGCCAATCCAGACGGTGACACGGCGGCAGCGGGCGCGGCCGGTGTGAAGGCCGCCATTGAAGCGCTGCGCGCGGGCGGCAGCATCAACTACGAAGGCGCCGCAGGCGCCCATGACTTCGACTCTGATGGCGACGTGGTCACGCCCATCGAAGTTTGGAAGTATGCCGGCGGCACCATCGAGAGTGTGCGCACGGAGGAGGTCACGATAGAGTAG
- a CDS encoding creatininase family protein, which produces MTTKYLYGKMTWPEIKEAAAQERVALLPTGCIEDHGPHLPLDVDVLLPTTICERAAELVPDQCVVVPAVAHGYDPHHLDFPGVIHVDGDVFVRYLVDICKSLIHHGFTRIIMLNGHGSNTAFTEVAARLAVIETDGVGLVYALNHWGIAEVRKAVAELRDSPHGGMSHGGELETSLYLAIDPDNVYMDKAAAEIPPDVPMSLGGWNDLVAGRSEEANHAVAMPYWSTFSKTGVRGDPTVATAEKGRKFLEAGARGLAQMVRDLRQLEINPRVDHH; this is translated from the coding sequence ATGACGACCAAGTACCTGTACGGCAAGATGACGTGGCCGGAAATCAAGGAAGCGGCGGCGCAGGAGCGCGTAGCCCTGCTGCCTACGGGGTGCATCGAGGACCACGGCCCGCACTTGCCGCTGGACGTGGACGTGCTGCTCCCCACCACCATTTGCGAACGCGCGGCGGAATTGGTGCCGGACCAATGCGTGGTGGTGCCGGCGGTTGCCCATGGCTACGATCCGCACCACCTCGACTTTCCCGGCGTGATCCACGTGGATGGCGACGTGTTCGTGCGCTATCTCGTGGATATCTGCAAGTCGCTCATCCACCATGGCTTTACGCGCATCATCATGCTGAACGGCCATGGTAGCAATACGGCCTTTACCGAAGTGGCCGCCCGCCTGGCAGTGATTGAGACCGATGGCGTGGGGCTGGTCTATGCGCTGAATCACTGGGGCATCGCCGAAGTGCGCAAGGCGGTGGCCGAACTGCGAGACTCGCCCCACGGCGGCATGTCCCACGGCGGCGAATTGGAAACGAGCCTGTACCTCGCCATCGACCCCGACAATGTCTATATGGACAAGGCGGCGGCGGAGATTCCGCCGGACGTGCCCATGAGCCTGGGTGGCTGGAACGACCTGGTCGCTGGGCGGTCTGAAGAGGCCAACCACGCGGTGGCCATGCCCTATTGGAGCACGTTTTCCAAGACCGGCGTGCGCGGCGATCCGACGGTAGCCACCGCTGAAAAAGGCCGCAAATTCCTGGAGGCAGGGGCCCGCGGCCTGGCTCAAATGGTACGCGACTTGCGGCAGCTCGAAATCAACCCGCGCGTCGATCACCATTAG
- the guaA gene encoding glutamine-hydrolyzing GMP synthase codes for MDFGSQYSPLIVRRIRECGVYAELMPYDADEAAVRALNPRALVLSGGPSSAYAPGAPHPQPYVWQGGLPVLGICYGMQLMAQALGGSVEPADRREYGHAMIHAEDAAGIFTDLASDQDVWMSHGDHITALPPGFAVLASSANAPIAAMGNAQGMIGIQFHPEVAHTPQGMAIMRNFLFEVCGLRGDWTPAAFIDEAVAEIQRQVGEQRVILALSGGVDSTVAAALLHRAIGDRLINVFVDNGLLRLNEPDWVEESLTRLGIPVRRVDARARFLNALADVADPEKKRRIIGETFIDVFEDEAQRHAPVDFLAQGTIYSDVIESRAPDSKAAARIKSHHNVGGLPETMRLTLVEPLRKLFKDEVRTVGEELGLPHELVWRHPFPGPGLAVRVLGAVTEEKLHIVRLADAILTEELRAASLYEKYWQVLAVLPDVQSVGVMGDERTYDHLVALRAIESQDAMTANWARIPHDVLASISSRIVNEVPHVNRVVYDITNKPPATIEWE; via the coding sequence CTGGACTTCGGCTCCCAGTACAGCCCCCTCATCGTCCGCCGCATCCGCGAGTGCGGCGTCTACGCGGAACTCATGCCCTACGACGCAGACGAGGCAGCCGTGCGCGCCCTCAATCCCCGCGCCCTGGTGCTCTCCGGCGGACCGTCCAGCGCCTACGCGCCCGGCGCGCCGCACCCGCAGCCGTACGTCTGGCAGGGCGGGCTGCCGGTCCTGGGCATCTGCTACGGCATGCAACTCATGGCGCAGGCCTTGGGCGGCAGCGTGGAACCTGCTGACAGGCGCGAGTACGGCCATGCCATGATCCATGCGGAGGACGCCGCCGGTATTTTTACGGACCTGGCTTCCGACCAAGACGTTTGGATGAGCCACGGCGACCACATCACGGCGCTGCCGCCGGGCTTTGCGGTGCTGGCATCCTCGGCCAATGCGCCCATTGCCGCCATGGGCAATGCGCAGGGCATGATCGGCATTCAGTTCCACCCGGAGGTCGCCCACACGCCCCAAGGTATGGCGATCATGCGTAATTTCCTCTTTGAAGTCTGCGGCCTGCGCGGTGACTGGACGCCTGCCGCCTTCATCGATGAGGCCGTAGCGGAGATTCAGCGGCAGGTGGGCGAGCAGCGCGTCATCTTGGCCCTCTCCGGCGGCGTGGACTCCACCGTGGCGGCGGCGCTGCTCCATCGGGCTATTGGCGACCGCCTCATTAATGTGTTCGTGGACAACGGCTTGCTACGCCTCAACGAACCGGACTGGGTCGAAGAAAGCCTCACGCGCCTCGGCATTCCCGTGCGGCGGGTGGACGCCCGCGCCCGATTTTTAAATGCGTTGGCGGATGTTGCTGACCCTGAGAAAAAGAGGCGCATTATCGGCGAGACGTTCATTGACGTTTTCGAGGACGAGGCGCAGCGCCACGCGCCGGTGGACTTCCTCGCCCAGGGCACGATCTACTCCGACGTGATTGAGAGCCGCGCGCCGGATTCGAAAGCCGCCGCGCGCATCAAGAGTCACCACAACGTCGGCGGCCTGCCGGAAACCATGCGCCTCACCCTCGTCGAGCCGCTGCGCAAGCTCTTCAAGGACGAGGTCCGCACCGTCGGCGAGGAACTGGGACTGCCCCACGAGCTTGTGTGGCGGCATCCGTTTCCGGGGCCGGGTCTCGCCGTACGCGTGCTCGGCGCGGTGACGGAAGAAAAGCTACACATTGTGCGCCTGGCGGATGCCATTCTCACAGAGGAGCTCCGCGCCGCATCGCTCTATGAAAAATACTGGCAGGTGCTGGCCGTGCTGCCGGACGTGCAGAGTGTCGGCGTGATGGGCGACGAACGCACCTACGACCACCTGGTTGCCCTGCGCGCCATCGAAAGCCAGGACGCCATGACCGCCAACTGGGCCCGCATCCCCCACGACGTGCTGGCCAGCATCTCCAGCCGCATCGTCAACGAAGTCCCCCACGTCAACCGCGTGGTCTACGACATCACCAACAAACCCCCAGCGACCATCGAGTGGGAGTAG
- a CDS encoding ABC transporter permease, with amino-acid sequence MSPALQGIRAKGGDIMVGVHAWHVLRKDLGVGPRSPIFLYAIALPVILTLLIRVVFGSLFDPAPRLGIVDEGESQIVQSARNVEGIDIEFPESAAVLMQMVENNDLDAGFVLPTGFDGALQAGQMPNVQFFFGGQSLAANRVVLGVTMVDLIREVAGSPAPIEVETVTVGDGESVPLVSRLLPLIVLMAVLIAGALTPATSLVEEKEKRTLTALLVTPTSLGDVLLGKGALGFILAMATGVVTLALNGALGTNTAALLLVLVLATLMAVEVGLMLGSFAKDTKALYTIWKSGAIVLLVPVVFFIWPNLPQWIAKVFPTYYFLSPLFDIAIRGAGLADVWVELAIGFAICAVFLFGVYALGRRMEATLAAT; translated from the coding sequence TTGTCCCCCGCGCTACAAGGAATTAGAGCGAAAGGCGGAGACATCATGGTCGGAGTACACGCGTGGCACGTGTTGCGCAAAGACTTGGGCGTCGGGCCGCGCTCGCCCATTTTTCTCTATGCCATCGCCCTGCCCGTGATCCTCACGCTCCTCATTCGCGTCGTGTTCGGCAGTCTCTTCGATCCCGCGCCCCGGCTCGGCATCGTGGATGAAGGCGAATCGCAGATCGTCCAGAGTGCCCGCAACGTTGAAGGTATTGATATAGAGTTTCCGGAATCCGCTGCGGTCTTAATGCAGATGGTGGAGAACAACGACCTGGACGCCGGCTTCGTGCTGCCCACGGGCTTCGACGGCGCGCTGCAGGCCGGTCAGATGCCCAACGTGCAGTTCTTTTTCGGCGGTCAGAGCCTGGCCGCGAACCGCGTCGTGCTGGGGGTCACCATGGTCGACCTCATCCGTGAGGTGGCGGGCTCTCCCGCGCCGATTGAGGTGGAAACCGTCACCGTCGGCGATGGCGAGTCCGTGCCGCTCGTCTCGCGCCTGCTGCCGTTGATCGTGCTCATGGCGGTGCTCATCGCGGGGGCTTTGACACCGGCGACAAGCCTCGTGGAAGAAAAGGAAAAACGGACGCTCACCGCACTGCTCGTGACGCCGACCAGTCTGGGTGACGTCCTGCTCGGCAAGGGCGCGCTGGGCTTCATCCTGGCCATGGCGACCGGCGTCGTGACCCTGGCGCTGAACGGCGCGCTCGGTACCAACACCGCCGCGCTGCTGCTCGTGCTCGTGCTGGCCACGCTCATGGCGGTGGAGGTCGGCCTGATGCTCGGCTCCTTCGCCAAAGATACGAAAGCGCTCTATACCATCTGGAAGTCCGGCGCTATCGTGCTGCTCGTGCCCGTCGTCTTTTTCATCTGGCCCAACCTGCCCCAATGGATCGCGAAAGTCTTCCCCACCTACTACTTCCTCTCCCCGCTATTCGACATCGCCATCCGCGGCGCGGGCCTCGCCGACGTGTGGGTGGAACTCGCCATCGGCTTCGCCATCTGCGCCGTGTTCCTCTTCGGAGTGTACGCCCTCGGCCGCCGCATGGAAGCCACCCTGGCTGCGACGTAA
- a CDS encoding ABC transporter permease: MSAQVSRAAIIWAILRKDLREYSRERFFVVITVISVVIYGIAFWLMPSSVDESFTVGIRQTGMDAVFAEAMGEQGAGIEIVQFESVAALEAALGMGGAEPEAPLAIGLAFPDDFLQRVAAGEHTTVRVYVDANVPAELRSAMESFVREIAYALSGNPLPVADPDREVIVLGEDRVGDQVPFREKIRPLFAVLALVIETFALSALIATEIQARTVTAVLVSPTRVSDFLAAKGILGTGMAFVQAVLLLLIIGSFANQPLILLAAILLGAVLVTGFGLIAGSAGKDFIETLFYGMAFMIPLMIPAIAVLFPGTAAAWVKILPSYGLVQAVVQSSAYNAGWPEVLPHLGTALGWCVIAFAVGLVVLKRKVETL; the protein is encoded by the coding sequence ATGAGCGCCCAGGTATCGCGCGCCGCCATCATCTGGGCGATTCTCCGCAAGGACCTGCGCGAGTACAGCCGCGAACGGTTCTTTGTCGTTATCACCGTCATTAGCGTCGTGATCTACGGCATTGCGTTCTGGCTCATGCCCAGCAGCGTGGACGAGTCGTTCACCGTGGGCATACGCCAGACGGGCATGGACGCGGTTTTCGCTGAGGCCATGGGAGAACAGGGCGCTGGGATCGAGATCGTGCAATTTGAGTCCGTGGCGGCGTTGGAGGCTGCCCTCGGCATGGGCGGCGCGGAGCCGGAGGCGCCGCTCGCCATAGGACTGGCCTTCCCCGACGACTTCCTGCAGCGCGTCGCCGCCGGAGAGCACACCACCGTGCGCGTCTACGTGGACGCCAACGTGCCGGCAGAGTTGCGCAGCGCCATGGAGAGCTTTGTCCGCGAGATTGCCTATGCGCTGTCGGGCAACCCGCTGCCGGTGGCGGATCCTGACCGCGAGGTGATCGTGCTTGGTGAAGATCGCGTGGGCGATCAGGTACCGTTTCGCGAGAAGATTCGCCCCCTATTTGCGGTTCTGGCGCTCGTCATCGAGACTTTTGCCCTGAGTGCGCTCATAGCCACCGAGATTCAGGCGCGCACGGTGACGGCTGTGCTCGTTTCGCCGACGCGGGTTTCGGACTTCCTGGCGGCCAAGGGCATCCTGGGCACGGGCATGGCCTTTGTGCAAGCGGTGCTCCTGCTGCTCATTATCGGCTCGTTCGCCAACCAGCCGCTCATCCTGTTGGCCGCAATCCTGCTGGGGGCGGTGCTGGTGACCGGTTTCGGCCTGATTGCCGGTTCAGCGGGCAAGGACTTCATCGAGACGCTCTTCTACGGCATGGCATTCATGATTCCGCTCATGATTCCGGCGATTGCCGTGCTCTTCCCCGGTACGGCCGCGGCGTGGGTGAAGATCTTGCCGTCGTACGGTCTGGTGCAGGCAGTGGTGCAGTCCAGCGCCTACAATGCCGGTTGGCCGGAGGTTCTGCCGCACCTTGGCACGGCGTTGGGCTGGTGCGTGATTGCTTTTGCGGTGGGGCTGGTTGTGCTAAAGAGAAAAGTGGAGACGCTGTAG